The Osmia lignaria lignaria isolate PbOS001 chromosome 14, iyOsmLign1, whole genome shotgun sequence genome has a window encoding:
- the LOC117605655 gene encoding mitochondrial import inner membrane translocase subunit Tim17-B gives MEEYAREPCPWRIVDDCGGAFTMGAIGGAVFQSIKGFRNAPSGINKRLLGSLMAIKQRSPIIAGNFALWGGMFSTIDCTLVHLRKKEDPWNSIISGAATGGILAARNGLPAMAGSAIIGGVLLALIEGVGIFITRLSADQFKPPSFTEDPTHLGQASQGHPS, from the coding sequence ATGGAAGAGTACGCGAGAGAACCATGCCCCTGGCGTATAGTAGATGACTGTGGTGGTGCATTTACAATGGGTGCCATTGGTGGTGCTGTATTTCAAAGTATTAAAGGTTTTCGTAATGCACCCAGTGGAATAAACAAAAGGCTTCTGGGAAGTCTAATGGCTATTAAACAAAGATCCCCAATTATTGCTGGAAACTTTGCATTATGGGGAGGTATGTTTTCAACAATAGATTGTACATTGGTTCATCTTAGGAAAAAAGAAGATCCTTGGAACTCCATAATTAGTGGAGCAGCAACTGGTGGAATATTAGCAGCAAGAAATGGTTTACCAGCTATGGCTGGTAGTGCAATTATTGGAGGAGTGTTGTTGGCTTTAATAGAAGGTGTTGGAATATTTATCACACGTTTATCTGCGGATCAGTTTAAACCTCCATCTTTCACAGAAGACCCAACGCATCTGGGGCAAGCATCTCAGGGTCATCCATCATAA